CGGTTCGTGCGGCTGTTGATCAAGGATACACGGCTACCATTATCAATGATGCCTGCGCAACTCTTGATATGCAACATGAAGGTGAAACCATTCCGGCAAAGTATGTTCATGGTGCATTTATGGCGTCGTTTGCATTTGCTTATGGAAAAGTAGTCAACACCGAAGAGCACTTAGCAGCTTAAATTCGTTATATTTTATCGTTTTATGAAAGCCGGTTCTAACGAACTGGCTTTTGTCGTTTTGTTAGGTCGGGATTTTATAAAATCCATAGTGTTATATCCGGTATGCTTAAAGGTGTTGGGACTATTGTTGATTTGAATAGAACCAACAGTTCGAGGTGTGCCGATGTCCAAAAAGGCCCTGATTGTTATCGATTGCCAGAATGACTATTTTCCAGGTGGTGCGTGTCCCCTTGAGGGACAGGTTGATGCAGGGAAAAACATTGCTCGTCTATTGGAAGGAATTCGTTCCAATGAAGAAAATGTGATTCACTTGCAGCACATGTATAAAGATAAGACAGAGCCTTATCTTATTGAGGGAACACCTGGGACTGAAATTAACGAATGCGCCAAACCAGTTAATGGGGAAGCCGTTGTCGTTAAGAACTATATGAATGGTTATAAGGACACCAACCTGGAGCAAATTCTGGTTGATGCTGGCGTTGAAGAGATCGTCATGTGTGGTTCGATGAGCCAGAATTGCGTAAATGCTACTGCCCGCCAAACATTGGATCTTGGGTATCCGTTGACAATTATATATGACGCTTGCGCGACCGAAGATCTTGAGTTTAACGGCACAATCGTTCCTTCAGACCATGTTCATACAGCCATGATGGCCTCGTTGAGGTTCGCGCATAGTCATGTGATTTCGACAGATGAATTTCTTGAGACAATAAAGAACTAGCAAACCAGGTACCGAATAAACTGTGCCGCAGGATGGATATGTCCAAAACTGCCCTGATTATCATTGATTGCCAGAACGACTTCTTCCCGGGAGGAAAGTACGAG
The window above is part of the Pseudovibrio sp. Tun.PSC04-5.I4 genome. Proteins encoded here:
- a CDS encoding cysteine hydrolase family protein, coding for MSKKALIVIDCQNDYFPGGACPLEGQVDAGKNIARLLEGIRSNEENVIHLQHMYKDKTEPYLIEGTPGTEINECAKPVNGEAVVVKNYMNGYKDTNLEQILVDAGVEEIVMCGSMSQNCVNATARQTLDLGYPLTIIYDACATEDLEFNGTIVPSDHVHTAMMASLRFAHSHVISTDEFLETIKN